A section of the Pristiophorus japonicus isolate sPriJap1 chromosome 4, sPriJap1.hap1, whole genome shotgun sequence genome encodes:
- the adirf gene encoding adipogenesis regulatory factor — protein sequence MASMKKSFGELKSTTQTAAKGMAETTVQAAQEAVHQVAESSKDTTKTATEEASKQTQTAINSVASKAQDSIKGLGQRLVQK from the exons ATGGCATCGATGAAAAAATCATTTGGAGAGCTGAAGAGCACAACACAGACAGCTGCAAAGGGAATGGCAGAAACGACAG TGCAGGCAGCTCAAGAAGCAGTTCATCAGGTGGCTGAATCATCCAAGGACACTACTAAAACAG CGACTGAAGAAGCATCAAAACAAACACAAACTGCTATCAACTCTGTGGCTTCCAAAGCGCAGGACAGCATCAAAGGTCTCGGGCAGAGGCTTGTGCAGAAATGA